A stretch of the Marivirga tractuosa DSM 4126 genome encodes the following:
- a CDS encoding cation diffusion facilitator family transporter, whose product MKRESRLKWVILLNVIITASQIVGGIVGNSMALISDAMHNFSDVAALALSLVAIVLAKKEATYSKSFGYKRAEVLAAFVNSAVIIAVAIYIIIESIQRLQISQSLQINNDLVIWLAGIAIVANGLSVVFLAKDAKNSMNMKSAFLHLLSDTLFSVAVLGGGLAMKYYGVTWVDGVLSILIGVYLIATSWRLLWDSAKILMQFVPEGIDIPHLVMEVEQLKEVKNIHHIHIWQLDEYTIHLEAHVDLRKDLNVSETHEIQKRVEELLHTNFSIGHITLQFEHGLDENKKLIQ is encoded by the coding sequence ATGAAAAGAGAAAGCAGGCTTAAGTGGGTTATTTTGCTTAATGTTATCATTACAGCTTCGCAAATAGTAGGCGGAATTGTAGGTAACTCTATGGCGCTGATTTCTGATGCTATGCATAATTTCAGTGATGTTGCAGCATTAGCGTTAAGTTTGGTAGCCATAGTTTTGGCTAAAAAAGAAGCTACTTACAGCAAATCATTTGGCTATAAAAGAGCAGAAGTATTAGCTGCTTTTGTTAATTCCGCAGTTATTATAGCTGTAGCTATTTACATCATAATTGAAAGTATTCAGCGCCTACAGATTAGTCAGTCCCTACAAATAAATAATGACTTAGTGATTTGGTTAGCGGGTATTGCTATAGTAGCAAATGGGTTAAGCGTTGTATTTTTAGCAAAAGATGCTAAGAATAGCATGAATATGAAATCAGCTTTCTTGCATTTACTTTCTGACACTTTGTTTTCCGTGGCCGTATTGGGCGGAGGTTTAGCGATGAAATATTATGGTGTTACTTGGGTAGATGGCGTTTTATCAATTTTAATTGGTGTTTATTTAATAGCTACCTCCTGGCGACTCCTTTGGGATTCTGCTAAAATATTGATGCAGTTTGTACCTGAAGGGATAGATATTCCTCATTTGGTGATGGAGGTAGAGCAACTAAAAGAAGTAAAGAATATCCATCATATTCATATTTGGCAATTGGATGAATACACGATTCACTTGGAAGCTCATGTAGATTTAAGAAAGGACTTGAACGTTAGCGAAACGCATGAAATCCAAAAAAGGGTTGAAGAATTGCTACACACTAATTTTTCGATAGGACATATCACCCTTCAATTTGAACATGGCTTGGATGAGAATAAGAAATTGATTCAGTGA
- the asnB gene encoding asparagine synthase (glutamine-hydrolyzing): MCGITGVFAFNEIGRFNLPNISLATETLEHRGPDFQKVFVGDFVALGHRRLSIIDLNPQSHQPMSAEEGRYQLVFNGEIYNYKSLRQELASKGVSFETESDTEVLLQLLIHEGKDALNKLNGFFAFAFYDQQNEEMLVARDRYGIKPLYYLEDEDRFIFASELKAILKFGIEKSIDTNSVYTYLQLNYLPAPMSMVKGVKKLMPGQYANVKKKSVEFNSFYELKTTFEKPFQGSYEDAQVQLKALMEKSVGRRLVADVPLGTFLSGGVDSSIISAIAAKKVESLHTFSIGYKGHSFFDETEYANAVAKHIGSKHQVFSLSLDDLYGYLPKLLKSFSEPFADSSALPVYALSQLTKENVTVALSGDGADELFAGYNKHEALYRLWHPGAKEKMVSTLSPIWNILPKSRNSPLGNISRQLKKFADASQLDIQSQYWMLASLQSARKTTDLLSNAVLEDVDFEGFDLWKDQLLSTLSSKSINQSLQLDQELVLQGDMLQKVDLMSMQHALEVRVPFLDHELVAFANSLPEEFKVNGKGKKMILQDTFREILPEKIYNRPKHGFEVPLLDWLRKDLKSDIENKWLDKDRIEKQEVFDWDGIQALKKKLFSSNPEDSHAHIWALIVFQEWWERYME, from the coding sequence ATGTGCGGCATAACAGGAGTATTTGCATTTAATGAAATTGGCAGGTTCAACCTTCCTAATATTTCCTTGGCTACGGAAACTTTAGAACACCGTGGACCTGATTTTCAAAAAGTTTTTGTTGGTGATTTTGTGGCTTTGGGGCACAGGCGATTGTCAATTATTGACTTAAATCCTCAGTCACACCAACCTATGTCCGCAGAAGAAGGGCGCTATCAATTAGTATTTAATGGAGAAATCTATAATTATAAAAGCCTTCGTCAAGAACTTGCTAGTAAAGGCGTTTCCTTTGAAACAGAATCTGATACCGAGGTTTTATTGCAACTACTAATTCATGAAGGAAAAGATGCTTTAAATAAGCTTAATGGGTTTTTTGCTTTTGCCTTTTATGATCAACAGAATGAGGAAATGTTGGTGGCTCGCGACCGATACGGTATCAAACCTTTATACTATTTGGAAGACGAAGACCGCTTTATTTTTGCGAGCGAATTGAAAGCAATCCTAAAATTCGGAATTGAAAAAAGCATCGACACCAATTCTGTTTATACTTATCTGCAATTAAATTATTTGCCTGCTCCCATGAGCATGGTAAAAGGCGTGAAGAAATTGATGCCAGGTCAATATGCAAATGTTAAAAAGAAATCAGTTGAGTTCAATTCCTTTTATGAATTGAAAACCACTTTTGAAAAGCCTTTTCAGGGAAGTTATGAAGATGCCCAAGTTCAACTGAAAGCCTTAATGGAAAAGTCAGTTGGGCGAAGATTAGTAGCCGATGTTCCTTTAGGCACATTCTTGAGCGGAGGAGTTGATTCCTCTATCATTTCAGCTATTGCAGCAAAAAAGGTAGAAAGCTTACATACTTTCTCAATTGGTTATAAAGGACATTCGTTTTTCGATGAAACTGAATATGCCAATGCCGTGGCCAAACATATTGGCTCCAAGCATCAAGTATTTTCTTTGAGTTTGGATGATCTATATGGCTATTTACCCAAGTTGCTTAAGAGTTTCTCTGAGCCTTTTGCTGATAGTTCTGCTTTGCCTGTTTATGCTTTAAGCCAACTGACCAAAGAAAATGTAACGGTTGCTTTATCGGGTGATGGAGCAGATGAGCTTTTTGCTGGATATAATAAACATGAAGCACTTTACCGACTTTGGCATCCCGGAGCTAAAGAAAAAATGGTAAGCACATTAAGTCCAATATGGAATATATTACCCAAGTCCAGAAATAGTCCATTAGGAAATATAAGTAGACAATTAAAGAAATTTGCTGATGCTTCTCAACTCGATATTCAATCACAATATTGGATGCTGGCAAGTTTGCAAAGTGCTCGAAAAACAACAGATTTATTGTCAAATGCAGTTTTAGAAGATGTTGATTTTGAAGGGTTTGATTTGTGGAAAGATCAATTGTTATCCACTCTTAGTTCTAAATCTATAAATCAATCTTTACAACTTGATCAAGAGCTGGTTCTTCAAGGAGACATGCTGCAAAAAGTAGATTTGATGAGCATGCAACATGCATTGGAAGTTCGGGTTCCATTTCTGGATCACGAATTAGTGGCTTTTGCCAATAGCTTGCCAGAAGAATTTAAAGTGAATGGCAAAGGGAAGAAAATGATTCTGCAGGATACTTTCAGAGAAATTTTACCAGAGAAAATTTACAATCGCCCAAAACATGGTTTTGAAGTTCCGCTACTTGATTGGCTCAGAAAAGACTTAAAATCTGATATTGAAAATAAATGGTTAGATAAAGATCGAATCGAAAAACAAGAAGTTTTTGATTGGGATGGCATCCAAGCATTAAAGAAAAAGCTATTTTCAAGCAATCCCGAAGATAGCCATGCACACATATGGGCTCTTATTGTTTTTCAGGAATGGTGGGAACGGTATATGGAATAA
- a CDS encoding CocE/NonD family hydrolase — translation MKRNILLLIGICLFLSPAAWAQEEQSNYVKENYDKEEVYIPMRDGTRLYTAIYTPKEKGKHPIMMQRTCYSIAPYGADAYKRSLGPSKYLMEDKFIFVYQDVRGRWMSEGKFTNMTPNIPGNKHKKEADESSDTYDTIEWLLKHLKGKTNGKVGQWGISYPGFYTAAALPDAHPALKASSPQAPIGDFFFDDFHHNGAYLQSYTAAYPVFGYQTEGPTKESWYNDAFARMRTANAIDGYDYHLDMGPLKNITKKLHFDNEFWEQTVEHPNYDEFWQKRSIIPHLDDIDHAVMTVGGWYDAEDLYGPLNIYKTIEKTSPEAYNTIVFGPWSHGDWAREKGFQAVNHIYFGDSISTFYQKEIERPFFNHFLRDGKGKPALPEAYMFDTGLKEWQKFDVWPPQIPKTTLGFAQNGKLLINDEGSNEDEFSYVSDPSKPVPYTSFTEGLSFTPRAYMTDDQRHAARRPDVLVWESDPLEENLTLAGEIAAKLKVAISSTDADFIVKIIDVYPGDHENYDHNPENIVMGNYQQLVRAEVFRGRFRDSFADPKPFVPNEEDEVEIALQDILHTFKKGHRVMVQIHSTWFPYIDRNPQKYVENIYKAEEEDFIKATITVKGDSKIEIGELETTPQSLQLELDK, via the coding sequence GATGCAAAGAACTTGTTACAGTATTGCTCCATATGGAGCCGATGCCTATAAGCGTTCGCTGGGTCCTTCAAAATACTTGATGGAAGATAAATTCATTTTTGTTTATCAGGATGTGAGAGGTAGATGGATGTCGGAAGGTAAGTTCACCAATATGACGCCTAATATTCCTGGAAATAAACATAAAAAAGAAGCGGATGAGAGTTCTGATACTTATGACACTATCGAGTGGCTGCTAAAACATTTAAAGGGGAAAACGAATGGAAAAGTAGGTCAGTGGGGCATTAGCTATCCAGGTTTTTATACTGCTGCAGCATTGCCAGATGCACACCCTGCTTTGAAAGCAAGCTCACCACAAGCACCAATTGGAGATTTTTTCTTTGATGATTTTCATCACAATGGCGCTTATTTGCAGTCTTATACAGCGGCATATCCGGTATTTGGTTACCAAACAGAGGGACCAACAAAAGAATCATGGTACAATGACGCTTTTGCTAGGATGAGAACAGCAAATGCTATAGATGGCTATGATTACCACCTTGACATGGGGCCATTAAAAAACATTACCAAAAAATTACACTTTGATAATGAATTTTGGGAGCAAACAGTAGAGCATCCTAACTATGATGAGTTCTGGCAGAAGAGAAGTATTATTCCTCACTTAGATGATATCGATCACGCAGTTATGACTGTAGGCGGATGGTACGATGCCGAAGATTTATATGGCCCGCTCAATATTTACAAAACAATAGAAAAAACAAGTCCTGAAGCCTATAATACAATCGTTTTTGGGCCTTGGAGTCATGGAGATTGGGCTAGAGAAAAAGGTTTTCAAGCAGTTAATCATATCTATTTTGGAGATAGTATTTCGACTTTCTATCAAAAAGAAATAGAACGTCCTTTCTTTAATCATTTCTTAAGAGATGGAAAAGGAAAGCCAGCTTTACCAGAAGCGTATATGTTTGATACTGGTTTGAAAGAATGGCAAAAATTCGATGTTTGGCCACCACAAATTCCGAAAACTACTTTAGGATTTGCGCAAAACGGGAAGCTTTTAATTAATGATGAAGGAAGCAATGAAGATGAGTTCAGTTATGTTTCAGACCCTTCTAAACCAGTTCCCTATACTTCATTTACCGAAGGTCTGTCTTTCACTCCTCGTGCATATATGACGGATGACCAGCGTCATGCTGCTCGCAGACCCGATGTTTTGGTATGGGAATCAGATCCTTTAGAGGAAAATTTAACATTGGCTGGCGAAATAGCAGCAAAATTAAAAGTAGCGATTTCATCAACCGATGCTGATTTCATCGTTAAAATCATTGATGTTTATCCTGGTGATCATGAAAACTACGACCATAATCCTGAGAATATTGTGATGGGGAATTATCAGCAATTGGTTAGGGCGGAGGTTTTCAGAGGAAGATTTAGAGACAGTTTTGCTGACCCAAAACCCTTTGTTCCTAATGAGGAGGATGAAGTAGAAATTGCATTACAGGATATCCTACATACCTTCAAAAAGGGGCATAGAGTAATGGTGCAAATTCATAGTACTTGGTTCCCTTACATTGACAGAAACCCACAGAAATATGTAGAGAATATTTATAAAGCTGAAGAAGAGGATTTTATTAAAGCTACCATTACAGTAAAAGGAGATTCAAAAATTGAGATTGGAGAATTGGAAACTACACCGCAGTCTCTGCAATTAGAGTTAGACAAGTAA
- a CDS encoding TolC family protein: MIINFKNIVILTGCLLWMQFSLKAQETLLSEKISEQDFLSLVMENHPLIQQAENLREMGDFAVMAAKGNFDPQLFSKNKQKYYDQKNYYQYSESGISLPTRTGITLQGGYDWTAGEFLSNEATLPNSGLWYAGVSVPVLQGLFIDDRRAALQKAFVDRRAFENEAQLLLIDILLEGSNYYWQFAKFQYQKKVIEDAIELANDNFENYKKAYEQGDKPAVDTLEASIQLQNLSIQNQQLEVDLENAKLNLFTFLWGKEQPIAEFDLKASAINDISQNRIDSLRASLPIFIQEHPAIRESEFKIQKLQIENRLKKEKLKPKLNLEYNLLQDPRGDISEIQNLDNYKWGLSFSMPLLLRQPRGELRMNEIKLENTNFELQQKQLSIRNKARQYENTFENIEQQLETYQNIVVQYESLLKAELRKFEIGESSIFLINYRQMSLVNARMKYIELQAKYRLYYRQWLHSLGAKPELWVNQ; the protein is encoded by the coding sequence ATGATTATCAACTTTAAAAATATAGTCATTTTAACTGGATGCTTATTATGGATGCAATTTTCCTTAAAAGCTCAAGAAACACTCCTTTCTGAAAAAATTAGTGAACAGGATTTTCTATCATTAGTTATGGAAAACCATCCTTTAATTCAGCAAGCAGAAAATTTAAGAGAAATGGGTGACTTTGCGGTAATGGCTGCCAAAGGCAATTTTGACCCTCAACTGTTTTCCAAAAACAAACAAAAATACTACGATCAAAAGAATTACTATCAATACAGTGAATCCGGAATTAGTTTGCCCACTCGAACTGGAATTACCTTGCAAGGAGGTTATGATTGGACAGCTGGAGAGTTTTTAAGTAATGAAGCTACTCTTCCAAATTCTGGACTTTGGTATGCAGGTGTTAGTGTCCCTGTTTTACAAGGTTTATTTATTGATGACAGGAGAGCTGCTCTTCAAAAAGCTTTTGTAGATAGAAGAGCTTTTGAAAATGAGGCCCAACTTCTACTTATTGACATCCTATTAGAGGGTAGTAATTACTATTGGCAATTTGCCAAATTTCAATATCAAAAGAAGGTAATTGAAGATGCAATTGAACTGGCTAATGATAATTTTGAAAACTATAAAAAGGCGTATGAGCAAGGGGATAAGCCGGCCGTAGACACCTTAGAGGCTTCCATTCAACTTCAAAATTTATCTATTCAAAACCAGCAGCTGGAAGTTGATTTAGAAAATGCCAAGTTGAACTTGTTTACATTTTTGTGGGGGAAAGAACAACCAATAGCAGAATTTGATTTGAAAGCTTCAGCTATTAACGACATTTCGCAAAATAGAATTGACAGCTTAAGAGCCAGTTTGCCAATTTTCATACAAGAACATCCTGCTATTAGAGAAAGTGAATTTAAAATTCAGAAACTTCAAATAGAAAATCGATTAAAAAAGGAAAAGCTTAAACCAAAATTGAATTTAGAATATAATCTATTGCAAGATCCAAGAGGAGATATTAGCGAAATCCAAAATTTAGATAATTATAAATGGGGGTTAAGTTTTAGCATGCCATTACTATTAAGACAGCCTAGAGGTGAATTGAGAATGAATGAAATCAAATTGGAAAACACCAATTTTGAGCTACAACAAAAGCAATTATCTATTCGCAATAAGGCCAGACAATATGAAAATACATTTGAAAATATTGAGCAACAGCTGGAAACCTATCAAAATATTGTGGTGCAGTATGAAAGCTTACTAAAAGCAGAACTGCGTAAATTCGAAATTGGCGAGAGTAGTATTTTCCTCATCAACTACCGCCAGATGAGCTTAGTGAATGCTCGCATGAAATACATCGAACTACAAGCTAAATATCGATTATATTATCGTCAGTGGTTGCATAGCTTGGGTGCGAAGCCTGAATTGTGGGTGAATCAATAA
- a CDS encoding HlyD family secretion protein, whose product MLNISPYSIKDKVDEKKYRSFSLFEEIKADKILKKLLLSFFLLFLAVAFLPWTQNIRGNGQVTALSPSQRPQELNSVIDGRIEEWYVQEGDYVEKGDTIIFIREIKDEYFDPRLLERTQAQIDAKRQSLGFYEEKIDALKSQVVAIDENRQLKLNQAKNYLRQAELQIQADSIDFEAAQTNLDIAEKQLQRQRELYDEGLKSLTDLEARTSKFQEALAKKISVESKLLSSRNKLLNAKIELNSIYNEYTDKLQKARSSLFETQSMLQNAEAEVVKMENQLTNYQMRFGMYYITAPQNGYITRAVSTGIGENIKAGESLVSIMPADIDYAVEMYIMPRDLPLFNVGNTVRLIFDGWPSIVFSGWPIVTYGTFGGEVVAIDRFISPNGKYRILIAQDPEEPEWPEALRVGGGANGLALLDIVPVWYEIWRQINGFPPNFYTPENTGASSDKNKLDSKDKK is encoded by the coding sequence ATGCTTAATATTAGCCCCTATAGTATCAAAGATAAGGTCGATGAAAAAAAATATCGATCCTTCAGTTTATTTGAAGAAATTAAAGCTGACAAAATACTGAAAAAGCTATTATTAAGCTTCTTTCTTCTGTTTTTAGCAGTTGCTTTTTTACCTTGGACTCAAAATATTAGAGGCAATGGTCAAGTAACTGCCTTATCACCCTCTCAGCGCCCACAGGAATTGAATTCCGTAATTGATGGTAGAATAGAGGAATGGTATGTTCAAGAAGGAGATTATGTAGAAAAAGGTGATACAATCATCTTTATTCGAGAAATTAAAGATGAATATTTTGATCCAAGATTATTGGAAAGAACTCAAGCCCAAATTGACGCCAAAAGGCAATCCTTAGGTTTTTATGAAGAAAAAATTGATGCTCTAAAAAGTCAAGTTGTTGCAATTGATGAAAACCGTCAATTAAAACTTAACCAAGCGAAAAACTACTTAAGACAGGCAGAGCTACAAATTCAAGCTGACAGCATCGATTTTGAAGCCGCTCAAACCAACTTAGACATTGCAGAAAAGCAATTACAACGACAAAGGGAATTATATGATGAAGGCTTAAAATCCCTTACTGATTTGGAAGCAAGGACTTCAAAATTTCAAGAAGCTTTAGCCAAAAAAATCAGTGTTGAAAGCAAATTGTTAAGTAGCAGAAATAAGCTTTTAAATGCAAAAATTGAGTTGAATTCCATTTACAACGAATATACTGATAAATTACAAAAAGCTCGATCTAGTCTTTTTGAAACCCAGTCGATGTTGCAAAATGCCGAAGCAGAAGTTGTTAAAATGGAAAACCAGCTAACCAACTATCAAATGCGATTTGGAATGTATTACATTACGGCACCGCAAAATGGGTATATCACTAGAGCTGTAAGTACAGGTATAGGTGAAAACATTAAAGCTGGCGAATCTTTAGTTTCTATTATGCCTGCAGATATAGATTATGCTGTGGAAATGTATATTATGCCAAGAGATTTACCTCTATTTAATGTAGGGAATACGGTAAGATTGATTTTTGATGGCTGGCCTTCCATTGTTTTCTCCGGTTGGCCAATAGTAACTTATGGTACTTTTGGAGGAGAAGTGGTGGCTATCGACCGTTTTATTAGTCCAAATGGAAAGTATAGAATCTTAATTGCACAAGACCCTGAAGAACCAGAGTGGCCAGAAGCACTAAGAGTTGGCGGAGGCGCAAATGGATTAGCATTACTAGATATTGTTCCAGTATGGTACGAAATCTGGAGACAAATCAATGGCTTTCCACCAAATTTCTACACCCCTGAAAACACAGGTGCTTCTAGTGATAAAAACAAACTTGATTCAAAGGATAAAAAATGA